A genome region from Glycine max cultivar Williams 82 chromosome 5, Glycine_max_v4.0, whole genome shotgun sequence includes the following:
- the LOC100782093 gene encoding berberine bridge enzyme-like 13 has translation MVSPISHLPLIIVLLLSFSLANSASLQESFVQCLNLNSDRTFPFYSSIYTPSNPSFTSILDSSAQNLRLLVPSAPKPEFIFTPSRDSHVQAAVICSKKLGIHIRVRSGGHDYEGISYVSEIETPFIVVDLVKLRGINVDVKSNTAWVQAGATTGEVYYRIYEKSSVHGFPAGLCTSLGIGGHITGGAYGTMMRKYGLGVDNVLDAQIVDANGRVLDREAMGEDLFWAIRGGGGGSFGILLWWKIKLVPVPPTVTVFTVTKSLEQGATKILHRWQEVAPYIDENLFIRVIIQPSSDGRNKTQRTITTSYNALFLGGARTLLQVMKTSFPELGLTRKDCLETSWIKSVLYIAGFPSDTPPEVLLKGKSTFKNFFKAKSDFVREPIPETGLEGLWQRLLVEDSPLMIWNPYGGRMSQFSESETPFPHRNGTLYKIQYLSLWQEGDKNAAKHIDWIRKLYNYMGPYVSSLPREAYVNYRDLDLGINTKNSTSYIQASAWGYRYYKNNFDRLVKIKTKVDPQNVFRHEQSIPPLPL, from the coding sequence ATGGTGTCACCAATCTCACACTTGCCACTTATAATAGTCCTCTTGttatcattttctttagcaAATTCAGCCTCACTACAAGAAAGTTTTGTCCAATGTCTCAACCTGAATTCGGACAGAACATTTCCATTTTACTCATCAATTTACACTCCAAGCAACCCTTCCTTCACCAGCATCCTTGACTCCTCCGCACAGAATCTAAGGCTTTTGGTGCCTTCAGCGCCAAAACCCGAGTTCATATTCACACCCTCCCGTGATTCCCATGTTCAAGCAGCAGTGATTTGCTCCAAGAAACTTGGGATTCACATTAGAGTGCGAAGTGGTGGTCATGACTATGAAGGAATATCCTACGTCTCTGAAATTGAAACCCCCTTCATAGTTGTGGATTTGGTCAAGCTCCGAGGCATCAATGTGGATGTAAAAAGCAACACTGCTTGGGTTCAAGCTGGTGCCACAACTGGTGAGGTGTACTACAGAATATATGAGAAGAGTTCAGTTCATGGTTTCCCTGCAGGCCTTTGCACAAGCTTAGGCATTGGAGGGCACATCACTGGAGGAGCATATGGAACCATGATGAGAAAATATGGCCTTGGAGTTGATAATGTCCTAGATGCTCAAATTGTTGATGCCAATGGAAGAGTTCTTGATAGGGAAGCCATGGGGGAAGACCTATTTTGGGCTATAAGAGGAGGTGGAGGTGGAAGCTTTGGTATCCTTCTTTGGTGGAAGATAAAGCTTGTTCCTGTGCCACCAACTGTGACAGTTTTTACAGTTACCAAGAGCCTTGAGCAAGGTGCAACCAAGATTCTTCACAGGTGGCAAGAAGTGGCACCTTATATTGATGAGAACCTCTTCATCAGAGTCATCATTCAGCCATCTAGTGATGGAAGAAACAAGACTCAGAGAACCATCACAACTTCTTACAATGCTCTCTTCCTTGGTGGGGCCAGAACACTCCTCCAAGTCATGAAGACAAGTTTCCCTGAATTGGGGTTGACAAGAAAGGATTGCTTGGAAACTAGCTGGATCAAATCTGTGCTCTATATTGCAGGCTTCCCGAGTGACACACCCCCAGAAGTTCTGCTCAAAGGAAAGTCAACATTCAAGAACTTCTTCAAggcaaaatcagattttgtgaggGAACCAATACCGGAAACCGGGCTCGAGGGGTTGTGGCAAAGGTTGCTGGTTGAAGACAGCCCGTTGATGATTTGGAACCCATATGGTGGAAGGATGAGCCAATTTTCAGAATCTGAGACCCCATTTCCTCACAGAAATGGAACACTCTACAAAATTCAGTACTTGTCTTTGTGGCAAGAGGGAGACAAGAATGCTGCAAAGCACATAGATTGGATTAGGAAGCTCTACAACTACATGGGCCCTTATGTTTCTAGCTTGCCAAGGGAAGCATATGTGAATTACCGGGATCTTGACTTGGGAATAAACACCAAGAACAGCACAAGTTACATTCAAGCAAGTGCTTGGGGTTATAGGTATTACAAGAACAACTTCGACAGGTTGGTGAAGATTAAGACCAAAGTGGATCCTCAAAACGTGTTTAGGCATGAGCAAAGTATCCCACCACTTCCTCTCTGA
- the LOC106798861 gene encoding uncharacterized mitochondrial protein AtMg00810-like: MMRVFETTDLGEMSNFLGIEIKQRQNEIFIYQQKYAKEILKKFYMDNCKSMSTPMCQKEKLCKDDEIAKVNKSEYRSLVGCLMYLTATRPDIMYAVSVLSRFMNCANESHPRAAKRVLRYVKGAVSFGVKFCLTPSFELQGYSNSDWVGSLNDMKNTSGFCSD, from the coding sequence ATGATGCGAGTCTTTGAGACGACTGATCTTGGAGAAATGTCTAATTTCCTTGGAATAGAAATCAAGCAAAGACAAAATGAAATATTCATCTATCAACAAAAGTATGCAAAGGAGATTCTAAAGAAGTTCTACATGGATAACTGTAAGAGTATGAGCACTCCTATGTGTCAAAAAGAGAAGTTGTGCAAGGATGATGAAATAGCTAAAGTGAATAAGTCCGAATATAGAAGCTTGGTTGGCTGCTTGATGTATCTAACAGCAACAAGGCCAGATATTATGTATGCTGTAAGTGTTCTTTCAAGATTTATGAATTGTGCTAATGAGTCTCATCCTAGAGCTGCAAAAAGAGTTCTCAGATATGTCAAGGGAGCTGTAAGCTTTGGTGTTAAGTTTTGTTTGACACCAAGCTTCGAGTTGCAAGGTTATTCTAATAGTGATTGGGTCGGGTCTTTAAATGACATGAAAAATACTTCTGGCTTCTGTTCGGATTAG